A single genomic interval of Nonomuraea rubra harbors:
- the tcuA gene encoding FAD-dependent tricarballylate dehydrogenase TcuA, translating into MQPDEFDVVVVGGGNAGFSAAHAAAERGRRVLLLEKGPEEGAGGNSYYTAGAFRVVHDGLGGLAGLLDPDDRHAGTVLPAYPAAEFAADMAKVTGGRNDKALTEVLIAESARTLRWLHGKGLRFRLMYERQAYPGGDGRQIFWGGLAVGSTGGGKGLIEQHTRAARQAGVELRYGVRARELTLDGGRVTGVTWEDAEGRGGVVRAESVVLAAGGFEADAGMRREHLGEGWQRAKVRGTPYNTGDMLAAAIAAGAGTHGDWGTCHSVAWDAWHAENESNRELTNRLTRGGYPLGIVVNADGRRFLDEGADFRNLTYAKYGARILAQPGGVAFQLFDATTRPKLRVEEYDMPGASVVTGQTIEEMAAGMGVDAAALRGTVEEFNASIDRSVPLDLSVLDGRAAATTPPKSNWAIPLEVPPFYAFPVTCGITFTFGGLHADTHGRVLDGGGDPIPGLLVCGEMLGGLFSGNYPGGTGLTSGAVFGRRAGSLA; encoded by the coding sequence ATGCAACCCGACGAGTTCGACGTGGTGGTGGTCGGCGGGGGCAACGCCGGGTTCAGTGCCGCGCACGCCGCCGCGGAGCGCGGGCGCCGCGTTCTCCTGCTGGAGAAGGGCCCCGAGGAGGGGGCGGGCGGCAACAGCTACTACACCGCAGGAGCGTTCCGCGTCGTGCACGACGGGCTCGGCGGCCTCGCCGGCCTGCTCGACCCCGACGACCGGCACGCCGGCACCGTGCTGCCCGCGTACCCGGCGGCGGAGTTCGCGGCGGACATGGCCAAGGTCACCGGTGGTCGCAACGACAAGGCGCTCACCGAGGTGCTGATCGCCGAGAGCGCCCGGACGCTGCGCTGGCTGCACGGCAAGGGGTTGCGCTTCCGCCTGATGTACGAGCGGCAGGCGTACCCGGGCGGCGACGGGCGGCAGATCTTCTGGGGCGGGCTGGCCGTCGGCAGCACCGGCGGTGGCAAGGGCCTGATCGAACAGCACACGCGGGCGGCACGGCAGGCCGGGGTGGAGCTCCGCTACGGCGTGCGAGCCCGCGAGCTGACGCTCGACGGCGGCCGCGTGACCGGTGTGACCTGGGAGGACGCGGAGGGCCGCGGCGGCGTGGTGCGCGCGGAGTCGGTGGTGCTCGCGGCCGGCGGGTTCGAGGCCGACGCCGGGATGCGCCGCGAGCACCTCGGGGAGGGCTGGCAGCGGGCGAAGGTGCGGGGCACGCCGTACAACACCGGTGACATGCTGGCGGCGGCGATCGCCGCCGGCGCGGGGACGCACGGCGACTGGGGCACCTGCCACAGCGTCGCCTGGGACGCCTGGCACGCGGAGAACGAGAGCAACCGCGAGCTCACCAACCGGCTCACGCGCGGCGGCTACCCGCTGGGCATCGTGGTCAACGCCGACGGGCGGCGCTTCCTCGACGAGGGCGCCGACTTCCGCAACCTCACCTACGCCAAGTACGGCGCGCGCATCCTCGCCCAGCCGGGCGGCGTGGCCTTCCAGCTCTTCGACGCCACCACGCGGCCCAAGCTGCGGGTCGAGGAGTACGACATGCCGGGCGCGTCCGTCGTGACAGGGCAGACGATCGAGGAGATGGCCGCGGGCATGGGCGTGGACGCGGCGGCGCTGCGTGGGACGGTCGAGGAGTTCAACGCCTCGATCGACCGGTCGGTGCCGCTCGACCTGTCCGTGCTGGACGGGCGCGCGGCCGCCACGACGCCGCCGAAGTCGAACTGGGCCATCCCGCTGGAGGTGCCGCCGTTCTACGCGTTCCCGGTGACATGCGGCATCACGTTCACCTTCGGCGGGCTGCACGCCGACACCCACGGCCGGGTGCTCGACGGCGGCGGCGACCCCATCCCCGGGCTGCTGGTCTGCGGCGAGATGCTCGGCGGCCTGTTCAGCGGCAACTACCCGGGCGGCACGGGCCTCACCTCAGGGGCCGTCTTCGGCCGCCGCGCCGGCTCGCTGGCCTGA
- a CDS encoding TetR/AcrR family transcriptional regulator → MTGRRERKKQATRAALREAALRLALRHGVEHVTVEQIASEADIALRTFFNYFSSKEEAVVAAAAAGAEAVIAEFRARPAGESVLRALREAVLTVVDRDHAAGHDYIRASRLIRRTPSLRPHELAVLAAQEKALADAITGRLSPAPAGIYPALCAATALTALRVVLGRWLEHAGDSEEAPPMAVLREEIDQAIAALAAGLDRPGRPPEGDSDASGSGQRAGAAAEDGP, encoded by the coding sequence GTGACCGGGCGCCGGGAGCGCAAGAAGCAGGCGACCAGGGCCGCCCTGCGCGAGGCGGCCCTGCGGCTGGCGCTGCGACACGGCGTGGAGCACGTCACCGTCGAGCAGATCGCCTCCGAGGCCGACATCGCGCTGCGCACGTTCTTCAACTACTTCTCCAGCAAGGAGGAGGCGGTGGTGGCGGCCGCCGCGGCCGGGGCGGAGGCGGTCATCGCCGAGTTCCGCGCCAGGCCCGCCGGCGAGTCGGTGCTGCGGGCGCTGCGCGAGGCGGTGCTCACCGTCGTCGACCGGGACCACGCGGCCGGCCACGACTACATCAGGGCGAGCCGGCTCATCCGCAGGACGCCGTCGCTGCGGCCTCACGAGCTGGCCGTGCTGGCCGCCCAGGAGAAGGCGCTCGCCGACGCCATCACCGGGCGCCTCAGTCCCGCCCCGGCCGGGATCTATCCGGCGCTGTGCGCGGCGACGGCGCTCACGGCGCTGCGCGTGGTGCTGGGCCGGTGGCTGGAGCACGCCGGCGACTCCGAGGAGGCGCCGCCCATGGCCGTCCTGCGCGAGGAGATCGACCAGGCCATCGCCGCCCTCGCGGCCGGCCTGGACCGCCCGGGGAGGCCACCTGAGGGTGACTCTGATGCCTCCGGATCAGGCCAGCGAGCCGGCGCGGCGGCCGAAGACGGCCCCTGA
- the kdpA gene encoding potassium-transporting ATPase subunit KdpA gives MSTTAAGMLFVASLIVALALTHKPLGDYMYRVYATKQHNMVERGIYRLLGVRADAEQSWGVYARSLLAFSLISILAVYGIQRLQDKLPLSIGMAPVTDHIAWNTAISFVTNTNWQAYSGESTMGHLTQMAALAVQNFVSAAVGMAVAIALVRGFARRKSGTIGNFWVDLVRGSLRVLLPLAFIGALVLVAGGLIQNLAGPHEVTTLTGGTQAITGGPVASQEVIKELGTNGGGFYNVNSAHPFENAATWTNWFEIFLILLIPFALPRTFGRLVGQVRQGYAILAVMGVLALASVLLTNAFELSGGATVPQAAGAAMEGKEVRFGVSNSATFGAATTLTSTGAVNSFHDSYTPFGGMMTLFNMMLGEVAPGGVGAGLYGMLILAVITVFVAGLMVGRTPEYLGKKIGAREIKLASLYFLVTPVLVLVGTAFAMGSPERRASMLNGGPHGLSEVLYAFTSASNNNGSAFAGLTVNTPWYDVALGLCMAFGRFLPIILVLALAGSLAAQSPVPEGAGTLPTHRPQFVGMVVGVTIILVALTFLPALALGPIAEGLS, from the coding sequence ATGAGCACGACCGCCGCGGGGATGCTCTTCGTCGCCTCCCTGATCGTCGCGCTCGCCCTGACGCACAAGCCGCTCGGCGACTACATGTACCGCGTCTACGCCACGAAGCAGCACAACATGGTCGAACGCGGCATCTACCGGCTGCTCGGCGTGCGTGCCGACGCCGAGCAGAGCTGGGGCGTCTACGCGCGCAGCCTGCTGGCGTTCTCGCTGATCTCGATCCTGGCCGTGTACGGCATCCAGCGCCTCCAGGACAAGCTGCCCCTCAGCATCGGGATGGCTCCGGTCACCGACCACATCGCCTGGAACACCGCGATCAGCTTCGTCACGAACACCAACTGGCAGGCCTACTCGGGCGAGTCCACGATGGGCCACCTGACCCAGATGGCCGCCCTCGCCGTGCAGAACTTCGTCTCGGCGGCGGTGGGCATGGCGGTGGCGATCGCCCTGGTACGCGGGTTCGCCCGCCGCAAGTCGGGCACGATCGGCAACTTCTGGGTGGACCTGGTCCGCGGCTCGCTCCGCGTCCTGCTGCCGCTCGCGTTCATCGGTGCGCTCGTGCTGGTCGCGGGCGGGCTGATCCAGAACCTCGCCGGCCCGCACGAGGTCACCACGCTGACCGGCGGCACCCAGGCGATCACCGGGGGCCCCGTCGCCTCCCAGGAGGTGATCAAGGAGCTGGGCACGAACGGCGGCGGCTTCTACAACGTCAACTCCGCCCACCCCTTCGAGAACGCCGCCACCTGGACGAACTGGTTCGAGATCTTCCTGATCCTGCTGATCCCGTTCGCGCTGCCGCGCACGTTCGGCCGCCTGGTCGGCCAGGTCAGGCAGGGCTACGCGATCCTCGCCGTGATGGGCGTCCTCGCCCTCGCGAGCGTCCTGCTCACCAACGCCTTCGAGCTGTCCGGCGGCGCGACGGTGCCGCAGGCGGCAGGTGCGGCGATGGAGGGCAAGGAGGTGCGCTTCGGCGTCTCGAACTCCGCGACCTTCGGCGCCGCCACCACCCTGACGAGCACCGGCGCGGTGAACTCCTTCCACGACAGCTACACCCCGTTCGGCGGCATGATGACGCTGTTCAACATGATGCTGGGCGAGGTCGCGCCCGGCGGCGTCGGCGCGGGCCTGTACGGCATGCTGATCCTCGCCGTGATCACCGTGTTCGTGGCCGGGCTGATGGTCGGCCGCACTCCGGAGTACCTGGGCAAGAAGATCGGCGCCCGCGAGATCAAGCTGGCCTCGCTCTACTTCCTCGTCACCCCGGTGCTGGTGCTGGTCGGCACCGCGTTCGCGATGGGCTCGCCCGAGCGGCGCGCGAGCATGCTCAACGGCGGCCCGCACGGCCTGTCCGAGGTCCTGTACGCCTTCACCTCCGCCTCCAACAACAACGGCTCCGCCTTTGCCGGCCTCACCGTCAACACCCCCTGGTACGACGTGGCGCTCGGCCTGTGCATGGCCTTCGGCCGGTTCCTGCCGATCATCCTGGTGCTGGCGCTGGCCGGGTCGCTGGCCGCGCAGTCACCCGTCCCCGAGGGCGCGGGCACGCTGCCGACGCACCGGCCGCAGTTCGTCGGCATGGTCGTCGGCGTGACGATCATCCTGGTCGCCCTCACCTTCCTCCCCGCATTGGCGCTGGGCCCGATCGCAGAAGGACTGTCCTGA
- the kdpF gene encoding K(+)-transporting ATPase subunit F — protein MSAVNATGLVVVVALVIFMVAALLFPERF, from the coding sequence GTGAGCGCCGTGAACGCCACCGGACTCGTGGTCGTCGTGGCCCTGGTGATCTTCATGGTCGCGGCCCTGCTGTTCCCGGAGCGCTTCTGA
- a CDS encoding SDR family NAD(P)-dependent oxidoreductase, with protein sequence MSRVLITGSADGLGLMAAQLLIGEGHEVVLHARNARRAADAGAAAPGAAGVLTGDLSSIEEMRSVARQANESGPFDAVIHNAAVGYREHHKITTADGLSHVFAINVLAPYLLTALVTPPRRLVYLSSGMHRSGDPDLSDLQWEKRAWVPAQAYADSKLHDVLLAFAVARHWPQVLSNAVTPGWVPTKMGGPGAPDDLGQAHLTQAWLAVSGEPAATVSGAYLYHKAQADTHPAVHSPDLQDGLLAACAELTGTPLPAL encoded by the coding sequence ATGTCACGCGTCCTGATCACCGGATCCGCCGACGGGCTCGGCCTGATGGCCGCCCAGCTGCTCATCGGCGAGGGGCACGAGGTCGTGCTGCACGCCAGGAACGCGCGGCGGGCGGCCGACGCCGGAGCCGCCGCCCCGGGTGCCGCCGGGGTGCTGACCGGTGACCTGTCCAGCATCGAGGAGATGCGCTCGGTGGCGCGGCAGGCGAACGAGTCGGGGCCGTTCGACGCGGTGATCCACAACGCGGCCGTCGGGTACCGCGAGCACCACAAGATCACGACGGCCGACGGGCTCAGCCACGTGTTCGCGATCAACGTGCTGGCCCCGTACCTGCTGACCGCGCTGGTCACGCCGCCGCGGCGGCTGGTGTACCTCAGCTCGGGCATGCACCGCAGCGGCGACCCCGACCTGTCCGACCTGCAGTGGGAGAAGCGGGCCTGGGTCCCGGCGCAGGCGTACGCGGACTCCAAGCTGCACGACGTGCTGCTGGCCTTCGCGGTCGCCCGGCACTGGCCGCAGGTGCTCTCGAACGCGGTCACGCCCGGGTGGGTCCCGACGAAGATGGGCGGGCCCGGCGCGCCCGACGACCTGGGCCAGGCGCACCTGACCCAGGCCTGGCTGGCCGTGAGCGGCGAGCCGGCCGCCACGGTGAGCGGCGCGTACCTCTACCACAAGGCCCAGGCCGACACGCATCCCGCGGTCCACTCCCCGGACCTCCAGGACGGCCTGCTCGCGGCCTGCGCCGAGCTGACCGGGACACCGCTCCCGGCCCTCTGA
- a CDS encoding cytochrome P450, which yields MAISDEQTDGRRVTESPTGIRRMLPADLVDRGGCPFDPPPGVRQRRGQGAVQPLQLLNGAPTWMVTGLHEARAVLADPRFSADRVRYPDVTKLQPHEVEQLAAASGSGEGGTAVAPKVDSRADGMFVFMDPPEHTRLRRLLTGQFTVRRMRALESRLREIAVEHIEAMRADGTEADLVPAYALPIPSLAICELLGVDYADRAEFQERTAIALNSTTPDDERMRAGLELYGFIQGLVAAKRENPGDDILSGLVHDADPPLTDAQLTDMALVLLGAGHETTANMLGLGTFALLEHPDQLAALRADPALMDNAIEELLRYLSIIQLGVSRVAVEDVVIAGVKIPAGATVIIATPEVNRDPRHWDDPDRLDVHRPRTSHLAFGHGIHQCLGQQLARAEMKVGLTELITRMPGLRLAVRADQVPLRNEMLIFGVHSLPVTWA from the coding sequence ATGGCGATTTCCGACGAGCAGACCGACGGCCGGCGCGTGACGGAGTCCCCGACGGGGATCCGCCGCATGTTGCCGGCGGACCTGGTGGACCGGGGCGGCTGCCCGTTCGACCCGCCGCCCGGCGTACGGCAGCGGCGCGGCCAGGGAGCGGTCCAGCCGCTCCAGCTCCTCAACGGCGCCCCCACCTGGATGGTCACCGGCCTGCACGAGGCCCGCGCCGTCCTGGCCGACCCCCGCTTCAGCGCCGACCGGGTGCGGTACCCCGACGTCACCAAACTGCAGCCGCACGAGGTCGAGCAGCTCGCCGCCGCCTCAGGAAGCGGCGAGGGCGGCACCGCCGTCGCGCCGAAGGTGGACAGCCGCGCCGACGGGATGTTCGTCTTCATGGACCCGCCCGAGCACACGCGCCTGCGGCGGCTGCTGACCGGCCAGTTCACCGTCCGGCGGATGCGCGCGCTGGAGTCACGGCTGCGCGAGATCGCCGTGGAGCACATCGAGGCCATGCGGGCCGACGGCACCGAGGCCGACCTCGTGCCCGCGTACGCGCTGCCGATCCCCTCGCTGGCCATCTGCGAGCTGCTCGGCGTCGACTACGCCGACCGGGCCGAGTTCCAGGAGCGCACCGCCATCGCGCTGAACTCCACCACCCCCGACGACGAGCGGATGCGGGCCGGCCTCGAGCTGTACGGCTTCATCCAGGGCCTGGTGGCGGCCAAGCGGGAGAACCCGGGCGACGACATCCTGTCGGGCCTCGTCCACGACGCCGACCCGCCGCTGACCGACGCCCAGCTCACGGACATGGCCCTGGTGCTGCTCGGCGCCGGCCACGAGACCACCGCCAACATGCTCGGCCTGGGCACCTTCGCGCTGCTGGAGCACCCCGACCAGCTCGCCGCGCTGCGCGCCGACCCGGCGCTGATGGACAACGCGATCGAGGAGCTGCTGAGATACCTGTCCATCATCCAGCTGGGCGTCAGCCGGGTGGCCGTCGAGGACGTCGTGATCGCCGGGGTGAAGATCCCGGCGGGCGCCACGGTGATCATCGCTACGCCCGAGGTCAACCGCGACCCCCGTCACTGGGACGACCCCGACCGCCTGGACGTGCACCGGCCCCGCACCTCGCACCTGGCCTTCGGCCACGGCATCCACCAGTGCCTGGGCCAGCAGCTCGCCCGGGCGGAGATGAAGGTGGGCCTGACCGAGCTGATCACCCGGATGCCGGGCCTGCGCCTTGCCGTGCGCGCCGACCAGGTGCCGCTGCGCAACGAGATGCTCATCTTCGGCGTGCACTCCCTGCCGGTCACGTGGGCCTGA
- a CDS encoding tripartite tricarboxylate transporter TctB family protein: MTTGMNEQATAAAEPEPDLSCDRRTALSSAIFGGLMVVAGPVMIVDARRLPGDGSAMGPAVMPFALGVLLALTGFWLMWRSLRDLRSAVRGHPLRSHAALRVGGLAAALVAFAAVLPFIGYVAASAALFVVTALLLGAPHGWRLYAGGWALAALAFLTFDRLIGLTLPTGPWGF, encoded by the coding sequence ATGACCACCGGGATGAACGAGCAGGCCACAGCGGCCGCCGAGCCGGAGCCGGACCTGTCCTGCGACAGGAGGACCGCGCTCAGCTCGGCGATCTTCGGCGGCCTCATGGTCGTGGCCGGGCCGGTGATGATCGTGGACGCGCGCCGCCTGCCCGGCGACGGCAGCGCGATGGGCCCCGCCGTGATGCCGTTCGCGCTCGGCGTGCTGCTCGCGCTCACCGGGTTCTGGCTGATGTGGCGTTCCCTGCGCGACCTGCGCTCGGCCGTCCGCGGGCACCCGCTGCGCAGCCACGCCGCGCTGCGGGTGGGCGGGCTGGCCGCCGCGCTCGTGGCCTTCGCCGCGGTGCTCCCGTTCATCGGGTACGTGGCCGCCTCGGCCGCCCTCTTCGTCGTCACGGCCCTGCTGCTCGGCGCGCCGCACGGCTGGCGGCTCTACGCCGGCGGATGGGCGCTGGCGGCCCTGGCCTTCCTGACCTTCGACCGCCTCATCGGGCTCACCCTGCCCACCGGACCCTGGGGGTTCTGA
- a CDS encoding DUF3817 domain-containing protein — MLHWFRAVAVAEACSWAGLLVGMFFKYVTETGELGVKIFGPIHGALFVLYVAGVLLSAREAGWSRGAVVLGLACAVPPFTSLWFERRMAARTAAGQLA; from the coding sequence GTGCTGCATTGGTTCCGGGCTGTGGCGGTGGCCGAGGCGTGCTCGTGGGCGGGCCTGCTCGTCGGGATGTTCTTCAAGTACGTGACCGAGACCGGCGAGCTCGGCGTGAAGATCTTCGGCCCGATCCACGGGGCGCTGTTCGTCCTGTACGTGGCCGGGGTGCTGCTGTCGGCCCGGGAGGCGGGCTGGAGCCGGGGCGCGGTGGTGCTCGGGCTGGCCTGCGCGGTGCCGCCGTTCACGTCGCTGTGGTTCGAGCGGCGGATGGCGGCGCGCACGGCGGCCGGGCAGCTCGCCTGA
- a CDS encoding tripartite tricarboxylate transporter permease, which translates to MEQIMLLLEGFAGALTPMHLLWALIGVTIGTAVGVLPGIGPALTVALLLPITFRLEASAALILFAGIYYGGMYGGSTTSILLNTPGESASIIAAIEGNKMARAGRAAAALATAAIGSFVAGTIGTVALTFLAPAVAGFATGFGPPEYVALMAVAFTTVSALLGPNLLKGLAGLLVGITIGLIGIDSQTGQPRLVFGMESLLDGIDVVIVVVALFALGETFARVMTGIGRSTVQPLRERATLSRSDLRRSWPAWLRGTALGFPIGSLPAGGAEIPTFLSYTVEKRLSRHRQEFGRGAIEGVAGPEAANNAAAAGVLVPLLTIGLPTSATAAVILTAFQSYGLQPGPALFEESGPLVWTLIASLYVGNVMLLLLNLPLAKVWARLLTIPPHLIYAAVLMFSALGAYAAGGTAADLVVLCALGLLGLLMREAGIPPAPAVVGLILGPIAEQQLRRALILSEGNPSILVSGPITIVLWIAAALSLLVPVLLPVVRRRRSTLARAGGEPK; encoded by the coding sequence ATGGAGCAGATCATGCTCCTCCTGGAGGGCTTCGCCGGCGCGCTGACCCCGATGCACCTGCTGTGGGCGCTGATCGGAGTGACGATCGGCACGGCGGTCGGCGTGCTGCCCGGCATCGGCCCCGCCCTCACCGTGGCGCTGCTGCTGCCGATCACGTTCAGGCTGGAGGCCTCCGCCGCGCTCATCCTCTTCGCCGGCATCTACTACGGCGGCATGTACGGCGGATCCACCACCTCGATCCTGCTCAACACCCCTGGCGAGAGCGCCTCCATCATCGCGGCCATCGAGGGCAACAAGATGGCCCGGGCAGGCCGCGCTGCCGCGGCACTGGCCACGGCGGCGATCGGCAGCTTCGTGGCCGGCACGATCGGCACCGTCGCCCTGACCTTCCTGGCGCCCGCCGTCGCCGGGTTCGCCACCGGCTTCGGCCCGCCCGAGTACGTCGCCCTGATGGCGGTCGCCTTCACCACCGTCAGCGCCCTCCTCGGCCCGAACCTGCTCAAGGGCCTGGCCGGCCTCCTCGTCGGCATCACCATCGGCCTGATCGGCATCGACTCCCAGACCGGGCAGCCCAGGCTGGTGTTCGGGATGGAGTCGCTGCTCGACGGCATCGACGTGGTGATCGTCGTGGTCGCCCTGTTCGCGCTCGGCGAGACGTTCGCCCGCGTCATGACCGGCATCGGCCGCTCCACCGTGCAGCCGCTGCGCGAACGCGCCACGCTCTCCCGCTCCGACCTGCGCCGCTCCTGGCCCGCCTGGCTGCGCGGCACCGCGCTCGGCTTCCCCATCGGCAGCCTGCCCGCCGGCGGCGCCGAGATCCCCACGTTCCTCAGCTACACCGTGGAGAAGCGGCTGTCGCGGCACCGCCAGGAGTTCGGCCGGGGCGCCATCGAAGGGGTCGCCGGGCCCGAGGCGGCCAACAACGCCGCCGCGGCCGGCGTGCTCGTGCCGCTGCTGACGATCGGGCTGCCCACCTCGGCCACCGCCGCGGTGATCCTCACCGCGTTCCAGTCGTACGGGCTGCAGCCGGGGCCCGCGCTGTTCGAGGAGTCGGGGCCGCTGGTGTGGACCCTGATCGCCAGCCTGTACGTCGGCAACGTGATGCTGCTGCTGCTCAACCTCCCGCTGGCGAAGGTCTGGGCCAGGCTGCTCACCATCCCTCCCCACCTGATCTACGCCGCGGTGCTCATGTTCTCCGCCCTCGGCGCGTACGCGGCCGGCGGCACCGCCGCGGACCTCGTCGTCCTGTGCGCGCTCGGCCTGCTCGGGCTGCTCATGCGGGAGGCGGGCATCCCGCCGGCGCCCGCCGTGGTCGGGCTGATCCTCGGGCCGATCGCCGAGCAGCAGCTGCGCCGGGCGCTCATCCTTTCGGAGGGCAACCCGTCCATCCTGGTCTCCGGGCCGATCACGATCGTGCTCTGGATCGCGGCGGCGCTGTCGCTGCTCGTGCCGGTGCTGCTGCCGGTCGTACGCAGGCGGCGCAGCACGCTGGCGCGCGCGGGCGGGGAGCCCAAGTGA
- a CDS encoding Bug family tripartite tricarboxylate transporter substrate binding protein: MTAIRRWAPLVVALLATGALIVTAPADDQRAGSAVARALDGRQLRIMAPAAPGGGWDQTSREMQAALRDLAGRSEVYNVAGAGGTIGLSQFVRLNGDPSQLMTTGLIMIGAVETNDSPHSLAETVPLARLTTDYQVVVVAANSPLKDMKAAAEAMRADLPAVSISGGSAGGVEQILAGLMAKAVGADPAKVSYVAHSGGGEALTTLLSGRSTLGISGVSEVMPQIKAGQVRALAVSSPDRLPALPDVPTLRESGLDVELQNWRGVVAPKGITPEQERALEQLLLDMTRTDEWRQALADRGWGDATLAGPEFEEFVKSEQSRVAQILKEIGLGRS; this comes from the coding sequence ATGACAGCGATCAGGCGGTGGGCCCCGCTCGTGGTCGCGCTGCTCGCGACCGGTGCGCTCATCGTCACGGCACCGGCGGACGACCAGCGGGCCGGCTCCGCGGTGGCCCGCGCGCTCGACGGCAGGCAACTACGCATCATGGCGCCCGCAGCGCCCGGCGGCGGCTGGGACCAGACCTCGCGGGAGATGCAGGCCGCCCTGCGCGACCTGGCCGGCCGCAGCGAGGTGTACAACGTCGCGGGAGCGGGCGGCACGATCGGCCTCAGCCAGTTCGTCCGGCTGAACGGTGACCCCAGCCAGCTCATGACGACCGGCCTCATCATGATCGGCGCGGTGGAGACCAACGACTCGCCGCACTCGCTCGCCGAGACCGTGCCGCTGGCCCGGCTCACCACCGACTACCAGGTCGTCGTGGTCGCCGCGAACTCCCCGCTCAAGGACATGAAGGCGGCGGCCGAGGCCATGCGCGCCGACCTGCCGGCCGTGTCGATCTCCGGCGGCTCGGCCGGCGGCGTCGAGCAGATCCTCGCCGGGCTGATGGCCAAGGCCGTCGGCGCCGACCCGGCGAAGGTCAGCTACGTCGCCCACTCCGGCGGCGGCGAGGCGCTCACCACCCTGCTCTCCGGCCGCTCGACCCTCGGCATCTCCGGGGTGTCGGAGGTCATGCCGCAGATCAAGGCCGGGCAGGTGCGGGCACTCGCGGTGTCCAGCCCGGACCGGCTGCCCGCGCTGCCCGACGTGCCCACCCTGCGCGAGTCGGGGCTCGACGTGGAGCTGCAGAACTGGCGCGGCGTGGTCGCGCCGAAGGGCATCACGCCCGAGCAGGAACGCGCGCTGGAGCAGCTGCTGCTCGACATGACCCGGACCGACGAGTGGCGTCAGGCGCTCGCCGACCGGGGCTGGGGCGACGCCACCCTGGCAGGCCCGGAGTTCGAGGAGTTCGTCAAGTCGGAGCAGAGCCGGGTGGCGCAGATTCTCAAGGAGATCGGATTGGGGCGATCATGA